Genomic window (Deltaproteobacteria bacterium):
TTCGGCTCCGCCTTTAATGGAGTTCCCTGTTTTTGATTGCCAGGCTTTTGTAATTTTTTATGTCCTTTACATAACTTTCAAAGTCTTTTTCAAGAAGAAACTGGGAAATCATTTCATCGACCTTGCCTGCCGTATCAACGCGATAAACCCCTCTCTGGTCCATTCCAACATCTTTTTTTGCATTTTCAACAATGGTTTTAAGGGATTCAGGGGTTATTTTTACGTTAACGCGAACAGTAATGGTATCTTTCAATTCGGACATGCGACCCACCTCTTTTTGAAAATAACGACTATAATAATTTTCCTGCGATGTCAATGGATTCTGCTTTCAAGACTTTTTGCAGTGTAACCGACCTTACTTGGATAAGGTCCTTCCGATACAGCGGACGGGAACATTTCCGGGAAATCGGATCTCCCGGACAGTAAATATTCGCTGAACCCGTGGTCCCACGTAACCGTTCACTGGCAGGGAATATTTCTTTTCACTTCCACCATTCAGCCCCTTGTTTTCTTAAGGCCTTTGACATGGGGGATGTCCTGCCCCCTCTGCATTCGCCTTACGCTGCGCTTAAGGCGATGCAGTTTCCCCCACAGCAAAAGCCAAGAAAACTACGGGGGCTTCCGTTAAACTGTTCAAAGAAATATCCCCTTCCAGTGAACGGTTGCCGTCCGCGCCCTGCCGCAGGAGCGGTTTGCCTTTTGCAGGGTTTCGATCGCGGGCCGGATTGCACTGCCTCTTTCGGTCTGCGATGAGTGAGCTTTGAAACCCGGAAAAAGCTAACCGCTTCAAGGCGGGATATAACGGGTTCACCGGATATTTACCCTGGACAAAAAATGCCGGTTGATATCATAATCCCTTGGTTCCCGCAATTCATCAGGTTTTCACTGAATTCCAATTCAGTTATCTTTACGGTGCGGCCTTAAAAGTCCTTGGCAAAGTATTGGTATTGTGCTACATGAGACATCCAGTTGTTATATATTTTTGATCGGGGTGATTATCTCAAAGAATATTTTTTAAATGAATCCGTTTTCATTAAATGCGTATATTTTGGAATTTCCCTAAATTCCCTAATAATTTTTAATTTACCGAAAATTTTTAAGGAGGATGTTAAAATGGCTGTTTACGTATTTGGACACAAGAGCCCGGACACAGATGCCATAACTGCTGCCATCGCTTGGGCGGAACTGCAGAAGATGCTGGGAGTTGATGCTGTACCATGCAGGCAGGGAAATCTCAATCCTGAGACAGAGCTGGTGCTCAAGAAGTTTGGTTTTGATGTCCCTGAGCTTCGTACGGATGTGACTGGCGAGAAGTATATGCTGGTGGATCACAGTGATATCAAGCAGGCCCCGGACAACTGGGACAAAGGGGAGCTGCTTGCCATAGTCGATCATCACAAGATAGGAGATATTACCACTCCTAATCCTATCTTATTCTGTGCTATGCCCTATGGATGCACAGGTACTGTTCTCCGCATACTTTACGAAGATGTTTACAAGAAAGAGATCCCTGCAAATGTAGCCGGTATCATGATGTCGGCCATCCTGAGCGATACGGTGCTCTTCAAGTCGGCAACCTGTACTCCTGAAGACAAAAAGGCCGTAGAGGCACTCGCAAAGATAGCCGGAATTGATAACCCCTTGGACTGGGGCATGGAGATGGCCAAGGCCAAGAGTGCAGTGGAAGGCGTGCCCGCAAGGGATCTGGTCTTCCGTGACTACAAAGACTTTGATATGAGCGGCAATAATGTGGGCATTGGCCAGCTTGAGCTGGTATCTCTGGACCTGGTTGCCAACATGAGAGACGATCTCTACGCTGAGATTGAAAAGGTCAAGGCCGAAGGGAACCGTCACAGCGTCTTCCTCATGCTTACTGATATCATGCAAGAAGGCACCGATCTCATGGCCGTTACAGATGATCCCGGTATTGTTGAGAAGGCCTTTGGCAAGGCACTCGAGGGCCGGACTGTCTGGCTTCCCGGTGTAATGAGCCGGAAAAAGCAGATGGTCCCACCTCTGGAAAAGGCCTTTGCCTCATAATTTCCAGAAATATTGATCCTTGCGGCCGGGGTATTGCCCCGGCCTTTTTGTTTTAGAGTGCTTTCCGATCCATATAATCACGATGGTTTTTGGTGTAGCTTTGCGAAAAAATGTTGAATTTTGAGTGCTGAGTTTTAAATTGGGAAACAAAAAATTTTCTCTGCGAACCCGGCTGATTTGACAGAGATAAAATAAGGCTTACGGAGGATTCCAGATGAGGCAGGATCTGAAAGAGCGTTTTATTGAAGGGCAGTTTAAATTCATGGATGAGGATTTTGATGGCTGTATTTGCGTCTTTTCAGAGATATTGGAGGCGGATCCTCAGTGCGCCAAGGTGTATCAGGCAAGGGCCATAGCACGGTTGAGGTTAAATGATAATGATGGGGCGATTGAGGACATTGACGCTGCAATAAGGTGTGAACCGGAAAATGCCCGCTTTTACTATCACAAAGGGGCTATTTTGTTCAAGGCAGAGATCCTGGATGAGGCACTGAAGTATCTGACGCAGGCAATCGATCTTGCTCCTGAATATGCCCCTGCTTACGCACTGAGAGGAGAAGTTTATGAACGCCTGGGGGATAAGGACGCAGCGGGACTGGACATGAATAACGCTATGGTGCTCAGGAAGGAATCGTCAAAAATCGTGGATTGGTAGCTTCAATAGCGCCACTTGAGTCCCAGGTACGCCTCAAAAGGAGCGGCTTCTACCGGGCTGTATGTGCCGGGCACTTTGTAATGCCTGTCGAATACATTCTTCAGCGCCAACTGGATATCAAGGTCCTGGAATAAGACATCACGGGCCGTGACGGTTGTATCGAAAATCCAGGCGGGACTGGTGGAATAATGCCAACCTCCTTTATTATAATAATAATCCCTTGAATCCGCATATTTCAGGCGGACAGAGAAATCCAATTGATCCAGAGGATTCCATAGAAGTCCAACATTGAACAGGTTTTTTGGCCCGGTGTCAAAAGGTGTTTCCCAAGAGGAATAGTGCTCTTCCTTTGTACCATCCGGTCTTAAAAATACAAAATCAAGGGCTCTGTATTCCTCTTCATCCCCGTCCTGGGACAGGACGGTTGCATTGGCCCAGAACCGGAGGCTGCGCGACAACTGCCACGAGACATCGAGTTCTCCTCCATAGATATCTTCAGACCCGGGCCTTGAAAAACCCCCGTAAGGTTCTTCCTGGATATGGTGACGTATCTCATTCCAGAAAGCCGTGGCTGAAAGTCGAAGTGGTGGATAAGGGTACCACGTAAAGTTGATACTGAGATTTTGTATTCGTTCCGGGTCAAGGTCTTCCCGGCCTACAAGTTCCTGATTATATGGGGTTCGATAGGCGCTGCCGTAAAGCAGCTTAAGATACCATGACGGCCTTGGAAACCAACTGATTCCCATATTATGACTTACTGTCTGATTATACTGGCTGTGGTCGTCCAGTCTGAGACCCAGCCAGGCATCAAGATGGTTCCAGTGATGCCGAACCTGTCCAAAAACAGACCAAAGTGAAGTGTCGAAATCATCTTCCTCTATAGACGGTGTAAAAAGGATATTCTCAGGCTTAAGGTAGTCGGAAAGAGGGTCTTTTCTTACTATGGCATCGGTGATTTTATTGTATCTGCATGAAAACCCCACGGTCAGAAGCCCCTTGGTGTCCCATAGCTCCCTGTCATACAGGATTTCTCCGAATTTTACATGGCTCTTGGGGTTCCAGGACAGGTCTATTTCTTTTTCCTTGTAGTCCAGTTCGTTGTAATAGGCATTTAGTCTCAGATCTGAACGATCCATAGGCCATTCCATCTCGAGACGCACAAACCTGAACGGCGACTCCCGTCTCCCGGCCCAGCAAAGATCCGTTTCGGGTTCCCCCATGACATAATTACGCTCTGTATCAGACCACCTGCCTGATATGTGGAGCCAGTCCTGCCAGGAAAAGTTCAGTACGGCCTCTACGTATTTGGAGTCATCCACCTCTGAATGCCCCAGACGCTCACTGGGAGAAACAGGGCCGGATTCGTCTCCTTCGAATCTTACTATATTATACTTGTCCTGTACGGGCTTAAGCCTTGTTGCGCTGATTGACAGAAATGCCTCCCAGGGCCCTGCATTTCTTCCCCAATTGATATTGAAATCTGCTTCGTGGTCTGGGGTTCCACCACGCAGATTCAATTCCACTCCATCAACGTCTCTACCGCGTTTGGGAACTATGTTAACTATTCCTGCAAATGCATCAGGACCCCACAAAACCGAGCCGGGCCCTCGTATCACCTCTATACGTTCTACGGGACCCAGGAAAAGCTCTTCATCCAGAGGATTGACGGTTTTTGTATTGTCTGATGTCAAGGGGACCGAATCGTAAAGGAAAAGGATGCTGTTTGACACCCCCCTGAGATAGGGCTGGGTACCCCATTCCTTTGAAGACATATAAAATCCCGGCAGCATGGACAGGGCCTCTCCAAGGGTTCGGACCCCGTTACGCTCAAGGTCTTCCTTCGTGATTACATGGGCCACTGCAGGTGCCTGTTCTACAGGTTCCGCTCTCCTTGATGCAATAGTAAGAACTGACAGGTCTTCACCTACAAATAGAAGAGATGTATCTATGGCACTGGCGATCTGAACGCCTGCCAAGAAGAACGACAGGATGGCGATGACCTGAGCCAGGAATTTGGGTATGCTTCGATATATTCGATATATAAGAGAGATCCGGTCGTCAGTCATCAACTGAATCCCTCCAGCTGCTTTACCCTGGTCCTGAGCTTTGAACGGGTAAGGCCTAATAGTCTGGCTGCGGCACTCTGGTTATTATCTGTCATTTCCAGGGCCTGACGTATAAGATCGCGCTCCAATGCCTCCAGGGACAGGCCGCTTGCGGGAAGCCTCCAGGCATCAACGGATCCGCTCCGCACCTTGTTGGCTCTCAAAAAAGACAGGTGCTCCGCAGTTACAGGTTCCTCTCCGGCCATGATGACGGCCCTCTCCACGGCGTTTGCCAGCTCCCTCACATTTCCGGGCCAGGAGTGGTCCAGCAAGACCCTTTTGGCTCCTTGAGTGAGGAGAGGTCCTTCTGAAGGCCTCTCACGGAATTTACGCATGAAATGCTCCGCCATCGGCACTATAGCCTCTATTCTTTCCCTTAACGGGGGGATGTGCAGAGGGAAAACATTAATCCTGTAAAAGAGATCCGGCCTGAATTTTCCCTGTTTGGCCATGGATTCAAGGTCCTGATTTGTGGCACAGATCACCCTGACATCCACTCCGAGGGGCTCATTTCCACCAACACGCTGTATGGTCTTTTCCTGAAGGGCCCTCAGGAGCTTCGCCTGGACCTCCAGTGGAAGATCCCCTATCTCATCCAGGAAGAGTGTTCCCCCGCTTGCGTATTCGAAAAATCCCTGTTTTCGTCTGTCTGCCCCGGTAAAGGCCCCTTTTTCATGACCGAACAAAATGCTTTCCACCAGGTTTGCCGTTATTGCCGCGCAGTTGAGTGTTACGAAACGCCTTTGGGCCCTGGGACTATTCTGGTGGATGAATCTCGCCACTATTTCTTTGCCTGTACCGGATTCGCCGGTAATCAGGACCGTTGTATCCGCTTTTACAGCCACTTTCTGTGCCGCTTTTAAAAGATGTTTCATGGCCTTGGATACGCATACCAGATCGGCATTACCTATAGATCTGTTCAGTTCCTCCTTGAGTTCTCTGTTCTCCGTCAGGATTTTCGATACGCCAAGTGCCTTCTCTACCGTCAGTATTATGCGTGACTCCTCGAAGGGCTTGGTAATATAGTCCACAGCCCCTTTCTTCATGGCCTCGACAGCGGAGTCAATAGTTGCATATGCCGTAATGATGATGACCGGACAGGGGCATTCCATTGCCTGGATATGATCAAGGAGGACGAGACCATCCATTCCGGGCATCCGTATATCCGAGATAACCAGGTCGTAAGGCCTTTCCCGAACCATTGCCAGAGCTGTTTCACCGTCCTGGGCACCTTCCACGTTATGCCCCTTAAGGCCCAGCATAATCTTCAGGATGTGTCGCATTTTGTATTCATCATCAACTACCAATATGAAAGCCAT
Coding sequences:
- a CDS encoding manganese-dependent inorganic pyrophosphatase, with amino-acid sequence MAVYVFGHKSPDTDAITAAIAWAELQKMLGVDAVPCRQGNLNPETELVLKKFGFDVPELRTDVTGEKYMLVDHSDIKQAPDNWDKGELLAIVDHHKIGDITTPNPILFCAMPYGCTGTVLRILYEDVYKKEIPANVAGIMMSAILSDTVLFKSATCTPEDKKAVEALAKIAGIDNPLDWGMEMAKAKSAVEGVPARDLVFRDYKDFDMSGNNVGIGQLELVSLDLVANMRDDLYAEIEKVKAEGNRHSVFLMLTDIMQEGTDLMAVTDDPGIVEKAFGKALEGRTVWLPGVMSRKKQMVPPLEKAFAS
- a CDS encoding sigma-54-dependent Fis family transcriptional regulator → MAFILVVDDEYKMRHILKIMLGLKGHNVEGAQDGETALAMVRERPYDLVISDIRMPGMDGLVLLDHIQAMECPCPVIIITAYATIDSAVEAMKKGAVDYITKPFEESRIILTVEKALGVSKILTENRELKEELNRSIGNADLVCVSKAMKHLLKAAQKVAVKADTTVLITGESGTGKEIVARFIHQNSPRAQRRFVTLNCAAITANLVESILFGHEKGAFTGADRRKQGFFEYASGGTLFLDEIGDLPLEVQAKLLRALQEKTIQRVGGNEPLGVDVRVICATNQDLESMAKQGKFRPDLFYRINVFPLHIPPLRERIEAIVPMAEHFMRKFRERPSEGPLLTQGAKRVLLDHSWPGNVRELANAVERAVIMAGEEPVTAEHLSFLRANKVRSGSVDAWRLPASGLSLEALERDLIRQALEMTDNNQSAAARLLGLTRSKLRTRVKQLEGFS